In Ischnura elegans chromosome 3, ioIscEleg1.1, whole genome shotgun sequence, the sequence GCGCAATTTGCATGACAGCACatttgtgaaaaaacattatttactcCTAGCATGGCTCGATGGTACACCTTTAACGCTTGAAGCGCAATTTTTAAAGTTAACGTTcagttattacggaggcttccgcggagagttgattggtgatagttttccgggtttggacccgaagacgggagctggaacgcgcccgaaactgtcgtccgcaaaaacatgaatcaacgcggtgtaaacccggaaaactatcactaAACGTTCAGTTAAATGATGCCTTATTTGGTGTGTATACATCACTTTACTCACAGTCATACGGCCTCGGGCCGATCCAACAAGGTGCGAATTAACGTGCTCTTCAGCCTATTATACTAAGTATTATTACAtgcaatgtattttagcatgtgaattatATAATATCAGTGTTTTTACTCTCCTTAATTATTTAgctaataattcttttattttgcttGGTTGTGCCACCATTTTGTTTAACTATACTAAATAATCCGACACTGATCTGTCTGCATTAATTCGAAAAGCATGAGACTGCATAGAGTATGTCAAAACAAATAGATGGTATAAGCGCCAAGGGTCTATGCTGCGTAGTGGCacggtgaaaaaaaaaacactcgcgcttTGCCTGTCACATCCATTGCACCCGACGCGACGGAAGGTTAAGGCTTCCTCAGAGTTCATCCGACCGATCTATTAGATGTCCATCATTCTTCAATGTGATACGCTAACTGCAAAACTAAATCTTTCCGACTAAAAGTAAACATATCATGCTATTAACAACGAGcatgtttccataacatgtttcaTTTTAGAAGGAAACGTTGAGttttgcacctagcaacaacttttttaaaaatcgtccaacttgggcATGATGCCtatctgcagttagcgattcatataatGTCCAACGGCATATTTCAAATACCACCTTTGAtatctctgctgctgtcattatccatgccCCGTTAGGGTggcccaaaaaaaacttttttttgaaagtttgtggggcgacttcattttatggtgcaatttcatgtataaacgacccacaaaaaaattcggctcgattgcacaatatttgaccctgccgaaacgcgtttaaacattttcggttaggatgtaaggcattttgcctactttacaggggctattttccgttttctccggtatttgctgcagaaattgttgttaaatagaataaatacaatacttgttgataaaaactattattacaaatcagttattttattattaattcgttaaaaatggtttacataaaatttacaaccttttttttccatacttacttataacagatattttttgatgagGGACACACTCCTTTCGGCGGTGTCATTGACgactttaatatgttttataacattaaatcctTTCAGGTACCTTTCATCGAAAAGCCAATCTTCGGGGTCTCTTGACAAAAAGCCTTCTACGGCATGATAGATTTCGCTTATTCTCGTTATAATTGGATAAAAAGGTAATCAAGAAAGCGTTCAAAGCAGCACGGTTATCGTTTGGCGGCAAAAGTAAACTCAGTCAATGCTTCATTAGAACAATGTTGCAAGGCGGCATCATTGTCCTACGACGATGCAAGAAGACAACGGCACTTCATGATCACAGCTATATTGTTGCGCGACTCTCCCGCCCCTGAAGACTCCAGTGACAAAACAAGCGGTAGCATTCGTGAAAGCAGTTCATGTTTTCAGAGGTGAAACCGTGTGTCTCTGAGTTATTTTTCTAGGAGTTTGTGTGATTTTACTTCGAAATGGCTGAGAAGAGTTATAGGCGTATCACTaggaggaataccaatatttggcTCGTTGGTGACTGTTTCGATGAAAACTTGccgagaaatgggaaacttcctACATTGCGAGAAGTTTTGAAGAGTTTCTTTGCTAGACTGCACTCCACGCCGGGCACTACTAAATCCAAAGACGTCGCCAGACACACGGGGAGCGCATTGCTGGAATTTTGGGCAGAAGCAAACATCCCAACTCAAAACGCCCGTTATGTTATTAAGAAACTATTAAACGTGTATAGGGAATATAGGAGGTTAGGAAAAGATAAGGGCCTCAAATGCAGGAAGAGTGATATGAAGAGACAATTATTTACATCCAAGCTGGACAGGCTGCTCGACATTGGTCATAAGAAAGCTATGGAGCTCATTAAAATAGATGATGACCGCCAATTTTACGTGAGCATGCAAAGTGACCGCATTGGGTATATGGGCGGCATCGATAAGGAATGGTGCGCCATGcaggaaaacaatcgtaaaaggaatCATCAGAAGGAACTTGCAGCGGAGAAGGCGAAAGAACGAAGTACAAAGGAGACGAATGAGCTCTTTAAAAACCATGTTTCTTCCGAGGCTTCCGATACGAGCACGGCTGAAGACACCGATGATGGTATGTAGTTTTGTATGTATGAATTATCAagctaaaatttatgaataattttatttatgtaggtcaTATAATTTTTGTTGCACTACACATTTTACAGACTTTACACCGAGCAAGCCTAAGAAGCGCAAGATTCACATTGTAAATGACTCAATGGTATCTGCTGCGTTAGATCGAACTCTGACGTCTTCCGGTGGGGGATCCATGCCAATAAAAGCGGTTGCTCAGGCCACAGCGAAATCTTTGGGTTTTGCTGAGAAGGAGGTGCAGATAGTGCATTTATGGTATTTATCAGAAACATTAGTTTGCTTATCTTTGTTTGATCCCAATGTTTCATTGCCTTGTAAGAGGGCGATGGTCAACTCTTTTTTAAAGGAAGTGCATGTTTGCAGCCCTCGAGCGCAACTTCCTCCCAATTGTGGCATTAAGGATTTGGAATTGAGCGATTTCGTTTCCTCTAATTCTCGACGTTTCTTCGACATTACGGGCATTGATCAAGGCTTTTTGTCAAGAGACCCCGAAGATTGGATTTTCGATGAAAGGTACCTGAAaggatttaatgttataaaacatattaaagtcgtcaatgacaccgccgaaaggggtgtgtccctcatcaaaaaatatctgttaCAGAAAAACCTTACCTGTAATGAACGTGAGAGACAGCATTTGCTATTAGTGATGCAGAAGCACAGAAGAATGTTCGATAAGTAcggaaaaaaaaggttgtaaattttatgtaaaccatttttaacgaattaataataaaataactgatttgtaataatagtttttatcaacaagtattgtatttattctatttaacaacaatttctgcagcaaataccggagaaaacggaaaatagcccctgtaaagtaggcaaaatgccttacatcctaaccgaaaatgtttaaacgcgtttcggcagggtcaaatattgtgcaatcgagccgaatttttttgtgggtcgtttatacatgaaattgcaccataaaatgaagtcgccccacaaactttcaaaaaaaagttttttttgggccACCCTAATGCCCCGTATCCGTAGAGAAGCGCATTCCAAAGGAAAATTCTGATAAATTATTTGTTTGTAAGTTAGTCTCGATTAGTTATTAGGTTTGTAAGTTACGACGAGCAACAATCTTCCTTTTTCAGTCATTCTCTTGTAAGTTTAAAATAGGGAAAGgcgaaagtttccgcccacttttctGTATTTGGTGATGTCATTTGAGGTTTGTTGATTAATTTGATACAGAATGATCTACCGAATAAGGTCAACAGACTCAGGCTGCAATTCCAGACTGGAAAGATAAGTGACGATAGATCGTTGTAAGTTTTTGGAAACCAAAGGTATTATCTGATCATTCTGGTTTAAAAAGGTGCGTCAGTCCCTTCAGTTATccttattctatttatttttttcgtatgatTCGGTGAAAATTTTACCAATAGTTTTTTATTAACGATTAATAGGCATCCATTTCAAAAGaaatctcatttattttttataaaattgtttcaagccacaaagaaaaacttaaaaattattatgcttcAAAGGTTAATCTGGacaaatttatggaaaataaaaggatgatgcaattatatatttatttcattggtatTTTCTGCCAACAAAAGCATTCTAAAGTCAGCCAATCGTTTTTATAAACTCATTTCattccaaaacaaaataaaatagcagaaggaaatttttctcaatttcgtATAACACATAGTATAGGTCGTATGCTCGATTTatatacgaaaaaaatatgaataatccTTAAAATGACTAAACCTTTCCTCGCATAATATTTTCCGCATCACATATATCCAACAATACCATAACTGCTTTACTGGATACATAAACATTCATTATTCTGCGGTGGCCATAAGAATTTAGAAAcgcttttattaaaaatttactaaaattacataaaattaattacaaaacatCGATAAATTATCCACCGACGAAAGAGGATTGTTATGTTACCTCTCATTCAGTCACGAGATGGGAAATAAAAGAAGAGATAAACAAATTGCAATCACTTGTGATGTAAATATCTCATCATCAAATTCATGCGGGTAAAATGGAAAACACGATGGAATAAGTGAGAGTATCGACAACAAATCCCGATTCTCAAATAGAGAGAAAAACTGTCCATATTACACACAGCCAGTTTATGCAATTaataaatagcttttaaaatacgattattttttaaatcttggaaAAATAAGATCCAAATACCAAGACTGGAGTCAATAAGAGCTCCTATTAAACGTGGAAGAGCCTATAGTTTCATCCAAGTTTGAAATACGTGAGAAAATACACCGAaatatacttttaaaagaaaGCATTACAATATGCTTCCTTCGGTACAATGCAGAAGTAGacgtaaatgaaaattttataaataaaattgccaCATATACGTGAATGTAAaacaaaatgtaaacaaaagaaTTGTTAGCCGAGATACCATCAGACATTGCCTATTTCGTTCAGTAGTGGCTAAAATGAACTTTGTAACTGAAAGAGTCTACCTTAATTTACagataaaatttgcaatattattcATGAATGCTGATTATTTTTAACCTATGCTTACGAATTGTAGCAGATGCATAATTTAACTATCAAAGTCTGACTATGCCTCTCAAAGATgtcaaaagtgtattttttggTCTACAGtggaatttttcaacatttcacgTAGCTCACTAAAAGTAAACTTGCTTTCCCGAAAAACTTCGCTGATAAACGTTTTCAGCGCGTGAGGGAAAAAAGAAGGCACAGTAGAGTTCATTTATTTCGAGAaatccatgaatatttttttatctcctcaaaGGGATAAAATTCTCAGGATCCGCGCCAGCCGGCCCTAGTAGCAACGGAGGAAATGTAAGATCAGAGCGACAGCCCTCTGCTTCGAGCTTCAAAATGCATATTCCTCAAGGCTATTTTCGACGTATTCCTGGAGGAGGACGAATCTTTCGCACTCTTCAACATGTTTACGGACTGAAAGTTGTCTGAGGAGAATTACTTTCCTTGCATATGAaagaattgaacatttttttcacatGATTGTAAAATTGTATTCTTCAAGCAAAATAGATTTCTACATCCATTGATGACTAaacaaaagcactatttctacGAAATATAAACGCATTACAGCCATAAAAAAGTGTAGGAAcagcataattatatttttggctattttcagtTATTAGGGATGATACACCAAGCTGGTTCTACACCAGCCTGGTGCTATTCTACCAACCACTAGTCTTGTTAAATGGCTTCTCAGAAAGCTATCTGGTCAGAAAAATCCatttatgacaaataaaaataactattactTCGGAATGGTAAGAATTTTAAACTGTGAAAAAAGGAAAACTAATTCCACCTTAATTAATCTTCACCTTTTTTTGTGAGAATATATCAGCTTAGCACTGTACCAGCCTGCCGCTATATTagactatgaaaaaatatttgtgctcaATCAAACTGCAACTCTCTGCCGATATTCCATCCGGAAGTCAATTGATCTATTGAAAAAGCACGCAAAATAAATACTCAGATAAATAATTCTCAGTAATACGCCTTCCCTTTTCATTCACCCACTTACTACCCTTCCAATGAAACATAATCCCTAACGAGCACTAGTTTTTCCAAATCGATTCTTTAGCCACTTCAATACCCGACCCGGAATATGATTCGGCGTTTCCCTAGTAGGTATATGCTGTTgataatatctcgaaaattaCTTCCCATTGGACACTAGAGCAAAAAGCTTAACTAATTCCATTTTCTGTCATACTTCGTGGGGGAATGTTGATAAAAATCAGttagattcgcggatgatcaggagTTGATTAGCCAGTCACCGAGGGAGCTTAAGGCTTTAATAGGATGCGTAAAGCGAGCGAAGGGAGGATTATGGGATGAGGATTTATCACGAGAAGATCAAGGTTATACGGTTTTGTAatgcatcgcgagcgaggaatctgaaacttaagataaaggtgggtggggaaaaacttgagcacgttgagcagttcaactatttgggcagcaaattagaaaaaaaacggCTACAGCAGTAAGGAAATTTGGAAGAGAATTGCGTAAGCAAAGAAGACATTGATGAACAGGAAGTGCCTGCTGAGTGGATCGCTAcgtaaacgaggtagaggaaggaagagaatacgatttttagattgaaagaagagaattgcattagcaaaggaggcgttcatgaacaggaaggagcttctgagaggttcgctatgaaagaatttaaagaaaaggtaggtaaagagtctgatctggagtgtagcgcgttacggtgcagaaacgtggacacttaggaagtaGGACGAGAGAATACTAGAGACATTCgcgatgtgggtgtggcgaagaatggaaatagtgaagtggaaggagaggaggaggaaggacgaagtgctggatatggtgggtgaggagaggcagcttttagatgagacacggaaaagacagaaggcatggatggagcgagtacttagcggggaggggatgttgaaaacagtgtttgagggtagaatgttcggtaaacgtgggagaggaaggaaaagaataggaattttagatagaatgaaagggagtaagccttacagtTATTTTAAGAGGGTAGTACTTAAAGGAAGGGGAGGTTCCCAGATCATTTCTTGAATacgccatggaaacctaccttgatcggtggaatactttaataataataataatcatgctTCGAAGTTTGAACgcgatctggtggtgacactcgGGTAAATTCATTTGAGAGTGAATGGCCTAATGCGCGGAAGGAAGCACTAAAGCCACCTCGGTTCTTTATACCCCCCGTGTCCTCTTTCCACAATAGGATTATGGGATGCatcgtaaaaattgaaatttcctttTGTCCCACAAACAGGAAACGAATTTTTGCGTTCCAAGAGTTTATCAGCCAACCTAATTCTGGCTAGATACCTTAAAAAAAGTTCATTCCACCTCTTGAATATCCTTCGAtaccaagagagagaaaaaatgccaTTTAAGACGACAAAAGAGCTGGAAGGAGACTCAGAGAAGTAGTCAGACCCATGGGAACGAGAAACGGCCAAGGTAGCGTCAGAGACCAATGAAGTTACCTGGGAATTGCATTTACCTGTCGAGAGCGCTTCGATCAAGACAGTAAAAGGGGCCACTACACGCTATTTCACGGACGGACCATTTCGTccagaaagagagagaaagagagaatggTGTGGTGGATAAGGAGTCTCAAGAGACTTCAAAAAAAATACACGATCAAAACCGTAGGCATCGGCGGTTAGTCCCTTCCTTGAGGCCTGTTTATATAtacttaaaaacattaaaataaacactttAGTCAAAATTGGCTGCAtaaaaaatatcgataatattagactaaagtctgaatcacaccgtcatttttttccatttcttccccGGGACAGCTCCAGAAATTGATCCAATGATGTCGGGAAAAATGACCGTTCCACGCGATCATTCTCCGCGATGGCTAGAGAGTTGGATATCCTGTCTTTTTTCCCTTCACTCGACCCGTCCCTTTTTCCCGTCGCTGAAACTATCGTTGGCAACGtcattcagccaatcagaacgcacggccgctaatagcgattgtaacgccaAGATTGGCTTTTAATCGAATGGCAGTCGTAAATACGGAAAATGACGGAAGtaagcgatgggaaaagggacaatgccttttaaaaattttaattctcattgctattattattacaaaGGCCGTTTTTATCAAATCcaatgggccatgaacagaagacgaaatgattgatcaaatattattttaatggtaaatattgagcacactggCGGTATtgtttcgacataatcgccttggCCGTTGAAGAATTGGTCCTTTCTCTGGGCAAGTGTTACTACACCTCCTCCacaggatgttgccgccaataacttatgcctttgccctgaagcccatagcccgtttgaaaacgcttccctcctaaccacatcttcatttcagtgtAAAGATGGAAGCCACACGGCACTAGCtcggcattgcacggtgggtgatcgaaaatgtcccattgaaattgctcgaGGAGCatttgggctgcatcagcgctgagatgacgggcgttgtcatggatcaaaacacttccagaagtcagcatgtctcttcttttgctatgaatgggaatggacgtattGTTTCACACTGTTGCAATCCCTAATAAGTCACTTTTGCGCAGCAAAACAACTGCGACGAATCTGCCCATTGGTGATCTCAAGACGTAGGCTCCAATGCCCGCGTAACAGAcaccatttattctcaatatgtACTGCAtcatatcttaaaaattaatataaaactgCTGGACATTTTGGGGATGGAGAGacagcttgtagatgagataTTGAagggacagaaggtatggatgaagcgagtacttagcggggaggggatgttgtaaatagtgttagagagtagaatgttagggaaacgagagagggaaaggaaaatacTGGGATTAATAGATAGattgaatgggagtaggccttattgtgcatAGAAGAGGGCGTAACCCATGAGGAGAGAGGAACTGCCGGAATGCTTcgtgaatgctccatgcaaacctaccctaaacggtagaatacttgaTAATAAATTATACCAGTTTTTGAGGATTTTATATGACATTCAAATGCCAAAAATTGCTTATAAGAATGTTCTTCaccaaaaataaaagttgatttttCAAGGCCAATTTTTCCTCCGTTTATTAACTATATCTCGCAATGGCTGCATACATCCATCCTTAATTTAAAACGCACCAAAAAGGATGACTGCACCTTCTCCTCGAAAGATAAGACTGTGATAGAATGAAATAGAGTAGACTCTATTATGAATTAAAGATTGAAGTCCATTAAGGGAGGTAAGACTGCCAGAATAATTCTCAAATACTTcatagaaacctaccttgatccgtataatactaaaatactaataatattcACAGTcatgaggaatagcattgaatatttatacatttaataCATTGTATCATCcataattgagtgggtgagaagccgagGAGTACaactgatttcttttttctacacagagttagttacagaaattaggtatgaaaaaaataacgatatCAACTAAATTTTTAGCAGTgcctttgattttccactcgatgtcagcacataacatagactcactcgtaccccttatcaaacaagtttttgtgtatttattctaacaattaactttgccgaactctgttgagaaaaaatcacttgtaccccttggtttctcaacccctcaatttatatttttattagttccCCTAATTACAGCTTGAAACTTGGATCGCCCTCCCCGTTAGCgtcgcgagtggtgacttttgaaaCCCTATAAGTGCACAGTGAGTGACAGCACATCCAAAGGCCCCCTGGAatatcctctattgtaatattcgtgctgcCGTCTACGGAATCGGGCAAACGCGGTGATAATCCAGGACACCACTTCAGTGAAACTTGCGTTCATGACAGTTCCGAATACTCCAAGGATGTTTCGGATGGATCTACCCGAGTCGTTTTTGCAGGACGTTGtggtcaaggggactgcattgagGAGGCCCCATTCgaccccatagaaggctgatttctgttgccacttaagtcgcatttaaatcggttttcaaaactgtcctCGGCGCGGTGACGATTGCAATgctatccactttttttccaacattttgcagtataacttttgaaattgcgaggaatagcagagaaaagttatgaatttagtAGATCACGTCGTCATGTTCATAAATATATTGGTTAACACCTTAATTataccccgtgaaactcggatcactttgcacgtcagagacgcgagtggtgactttaataaacccatttaaatgcgcggtgggtgacaacacattttgaggccgaattgaggatcctcttttgtaacattcgtgatcCAGGACCCCACTCCAGTGAAGCTAGCGTTCGTTCTGAATACTCCGAGGATATTTCGTGTGGATCTCCCCGAGTCGTGTTTGCAGGACGCTGTGGTTCTCAGACGCTACCTTCCCAGACTTCTCGTTCGGAACTTAGTACATTAACTTGAGTAATGCGGGAAACGAGCGAGGAGTGGGGCGACGGTTGGCCGCCGTGGCTGACGAAAAGGTTATAGGCGCCCACGTCGACTGCTATGGTGGCTGACTGCTAGGTATACaacaagctgaaactcctagaACAAGGCATAAGAACGACTTATCGACTCAAAAAACGATATTATTGCATGAGTGTCATGATAGCACCTCCCGTCGAAAGATTTCGAACTTACTGGCCCCGACAGATAtttaaccgaaactactcgactagACATTCATAaatactactcgaaacactcgattGAAGTACcgactactcgactcgactcgagttttcgagtactcgcacgtCCCCAATAATTTTATCGAAGAATAGGCGATGATCTTTGCTCGTCCTGCTGCAAAATTCCGGTTAAGAGCTGTAACAACCCATCTCGTGTCTTTTTTGCTCATAATAACGTAATAATTTCATAGGATCGAGCAACCACCATTGAAATTACACAGGCAGCGATAAGAAGGGAAACCCCTACGTCCAATTAACCAGTGTCAGTGgttttcttgataatgacgctatggTAGAATTATGGAAGAACTAACATGAGTAGATGTTAGAACAATCGATAAACAAAGTTAATGTcccacaaataatttaaattttttgctttttcttcCACGAATCGTCTACATATCCTTTCAAACTTCAGCTCACATCAACACATGATAAAAACAAACTCGACAAGTAGAATAAGAATATGAATAGAAAGTATATTCCAAATTGTTTGCGAGCCAACTTAGTTGaactttttcataattaaataaatatattgataactttgtcTAGCCCCCGAAGCATTATTGAGCATAGCGTCGACCTATTTAAACACATACTGGTCATTATAAACAGGAAGTATCATTAACCAAATACTATCGTGTTTCATCCTAATAATGACGCGGGAGTGTTGAAACAAGTCATCGCTGTACCGAATAAAGCTTTTAGGGATAGataaagttatcaacatattcaTTTGGGCATACATAAAAAGCTCAGCCTTCCCACAAAAAATCTGCAATCATCGCACGAGAAACGTTAAAGCCACGCCAAAATTGATAAGAGCACAAATCACAtagtttttaaacaaaatgacGAAAAACCGAGAAAAACTTTAGGAAAATCTACCTCATTTGgactgaaaattataaaatgacagTTTAGGTTTTTCACAGAATATATATATCGGTGATAAATTAGTGATAATAGCGATTCCATACTTTACGATCCTCATTTCCTTATCCTCGCTTGTACCTAATCGTCACTATGTCATTCGCAAACCCTAATGCCTTTCTCTCCTTCCAGTTTAAATACACCATCTATCTCTCAATCACAGATttcgagatatttttttaatatttgcttttcgATATCTCCgtcttcttcaatttttccacTGCAAAATTATGCTGGCAATTTAAATGACTCAGAGTTAGTTCTTTTGTGAAGATCCTGCTCTTTTCCCAATTTCATTCAGCGGAAGTGAGATAATGATGCAAGTTAACTTTGCAAGTATTTTGGAGAATGCGTAATTCTTCCGACTTTTTCTAATTACTTGACTTTCGCTGTTTAGGAGGATTAACAAAGGCGTTCGGTAGTATGGTTTTTGAAAGGAGCCTGCGCTATAGAAGAGAGAATAACTCAGGGCCAAAAAACTTTTAATGGCATAACCAATCGAACGGAAAAGAGAAACTTTATGTATACTTATGGCTTTGATTCTCAGATtagtcttgaaaaaaaaactcgggtGCGTCGGAAAATAGAAATAGACTCAACTAATGGAGgacaagaaataataatttcatcacgACAACAGCAAAACGGCGGCATCACTATTACCGcaattctaaaattttgtttgcgtATTTTAATAACCTCGGAAGGACCAAAATCT encodes:
- the LOC124155162 gene encoding uncharacterized protein LOC124155162: MAEKSYRRITRRNTNIWLVGDCFDENLPRNGKLPTLREVLKSFFARLHSTPGTTKSKDVARHTGSALLEFWAEANIPTQNARYVIKKLLNVYREYRRLGKDKGLKCRKSDMKRQLFTSKLDRLLDIGHKKAMELIKIDDDRQFYVSMQSDRIGYMGGIDKEWCAMQENNRKRNHQKELAAEKAKERSTKETNELFKNHVSSEASDTSTAEDTDDDFTPSKPKKRKIHIVNDSMVSAALDRTLTSSGGGSMPIKAVAQATAKSLGFAEKEVQIVHLWLKEGVVTQKTLPGGYTTGSHCS